In one window of Aphidius gifuensis isolate YNYX2018 linkage group LG4, ASM1490517v1, whole genome shotgun sequence DNA:
- the LOC122855717 gene encoding ankycorbin isoform X1, translating to MDTKTPTIPLKYQEKKQQSKKKDKTTGDVSLPPLTTPLPNGIKYKNKNQGQRHWSRDIPFVNQDPISKHPYRILHLGATPLMHACQQADRSRVLRLLKEQEETICYRDRTLRSALHYCMDAGTAGAVASTAPELVNSSDNEGHTPLHLAVIAGDTQLVAVLLANGADVNAKDLEGHSVLHWATVCGEAECVRLVLASGARPSTPDLRGGSPLHYAAQCCGAAVTAELSVPKKIGLKVLQTLLEFNADVNAKDEDGRQPILWAASAGSVEAVLALVRAGGAAAAGATDKDGLTALHCAASRGHARCVEALVNLCGSQPDHVDDNGCSALHYAATLGHADATALLLRLGADPNRQDRKGRTPALCAAAKGQLETLKMLAQHGGSLNARTIRGTGVAHEAVLSGRIELLKWLARKKPSTLDVSTNDGRMPLHVAALHGHLDACKILLDNDARINAIFKTNKGGTMTPLDAALYRGHRDCAKLIQMHGGTTSQHLRNCQTAPNRVFAAKLRIKKNASESSTTSECDFNHHRCHNADVYIEEHWIEKRTRRRNTKKNKNNRSYSEEKICHLKSSKRERERRAKSESARYKINLNNEKPCKKKYSRHEYSESTSSLSSSSSSSSASSSNDLDDESSDNDDDDDDKEKKKKHSNKEKHSSLSDDSLEVVVVKKLLEKKMEKVEYSDRKSKTPRELSRETITECEKNKKSTKKNDKLNKKKKRDNSDKKNSNNEKTNDDNIDNKKELKKKKLTKDTTDSTSQEAGERVTVTAMIHKDQSPDRPIENTAADNVDQQLTKSEMDDILEKADNMQNSLMNKAADLRKDVKDIRSQRTKEIHADDDKNIDDKSLSSSKTEDSSSLDDVTTENSTESSQSNDSQLKKNQNQNDDRTLEHQDDEKIEEIIREETPMPLEDNKKSIETSKTTSTSNSTPDKLTNENSSKHSKSSSSEKENSQIKNDSTSESETLISKNENLENIVDDNLEKKLESTESLKNDEIKNETSSELEKIDKEKNFDDKPLDVNHNENSSSEKSSKNSHSSRPSTGKTPRKHDEEKKPKKSTSKSSLFDENCENEQSSNQSAIIAVIQSPEWDDEDEQVAKEISDVVGDNAEPDTDPDDDEDDSLGVVRVLPSTSDEGSPSTPPKSTKNQTPAQADRRLIGSPVTFRPRRKQRKDSTGGGGGGGRDSGIEPSPRVSKIPKRNIKCYPNTKKQQALNMETITRDVSINLRRYHLERKIFFQLMELKRLQIRHGQTNENVLVKRQVEAFHKAGMAGPALGVARYDQPLTFKNFEGFLYEQLRRLQRRPPSPDWCTDAKQCTLKTHRCHHATSAYTSVPIYTYLGGGDHERGEGTFFPKIETRARGQMTVEFTKGDEKQIISLPAEKLDRTKRYYVAFTVRGDENNQDDIKTPRNNAQRNLKSV from the exons ATGGATACAAAAACACCAACTATACCCTTGAAGTATCAAGAGAAGAAACAACAATCAAAA aaaaaagataaaacaacTGGTGATGTATCATTACCACCATTGACAACACCACTACCAAAtggtattaaatataaaaataaaaatcaaggaCAACGTCATTGGAGTCGTGATATACCATTTGTCAATCAGGATCCAATATCAAAACATCCATAcag aatactTCATCTTGGAGCAACTCCATTGATGCATGCTTGTCAACAAGCAGATAGATCAAGAGTATTACGTTTATTAAAAGAACAAGAAGAAACAATTTGTTATCGTGATAGAACATTGAGAAGTGCATTACATTATTGTATGGATGCTGGTACAGCTGGTGCTGTTGCATCAACAGCACCTGAACTTGTTAATTCATCAGATAATGAAGGGCATACACCACTTCATCTTGCTGTTATTGCTGGTGATACACAATTAGTTGCTGTACTACTTGCAAATGGTGCTGATGTCAATGCCAAGGATCTTGAGGGACACAGTGTTCTTCATTGGGCAActg tttgTGGTGAAGCTGAATGTGTAAGACTAGTTCTTGCATCTGGTGCAAGACCATCAACACCAGATTTACGTGGTGGTTCACCACTTCATTATGCTGCACAATGTTGTGGTGCTGCTGTTACTGCTGAACTTTCAGTAcctaaaaaaattggtttaaaAGTATTACAAACACTTTTAGAATTTAATGCTGATGTTAATGCTAAAGATGAAGATGGAAGACAGCCAATATTATGGGCAGCAAGTGCAGGAAGTGTTGAGGCTGTACTTGCACTTGTaag GGCTGGTGGAGCAGCAGCTGCTGGTGCAACTGATAAAGATGGTTTAACAGCTCTTCATTGTGCTGCATCACGTGGACATGCAAGATGTGTTGAAGCATTAGTTAATTTATGTGGTTCACAGCCAGatcatgttgatgataatggcTGTTCAGCATTACATTATGCTGCAACACTTGGACATGCTGATGCAACAGCATTATTATTGAGACTTGGTGCTGATCCAAATAGACAAGATCGAAAAGGCAGAAC ACCAGCACTTTGTGCTGCAGCAAAAGGACAATTGGAAACATTAAAAATGCTTGCCCAACATGGTGGTTCACTTAATGCAAGAACAATACGTGGTACTGGTGTTGCACATGAAGCTGTATTATCTGGACGTATTGAATTACTTAAATGGCTTGCACGTAAAAAACCAAGTACACTTGATGTATCAACAAATGATGGAAGAATGCCACTTCATGTTGCAGCATTACATGGTCATTTAGATGCTTGTAAAATATTACTTGATAATGATGCTAgaataaatgcaatatttaaaacaaataaaggTGGTACAATGACACCATTAGATGCAGCACTTTATCGTGGTCATCGTGATTGTGCTAAACTTATACAAATGCATGGTGGTACAACTTCACAACATCTTCGTAATTGTCAAACAGCACCTAATCGag ttTTTGCAGCTAAattgagaattaaaaaaaatgcaagtgAATCAAGTACAACAAGTGAGTGTGATTTCAATCATCATCGTTGTCACAATGCTGATGTTTATATTGAAGAACATTGGATTgaaaaaagaacaagaagaagaaatacaaaaaaaaataaaaataatcgtaGTTAtagtgaagaaaaaatatgtcatttaaaatcatcaaaacgTGAACGTGAAAGACGAGCTAAAAGTGAATCAGCAaggtataaaattaatttaaataatgaaaaaccatgtaaaaaaaaatattcaaggcaTGAATACAGTGAATCAACATCTTCATTgtcatcctcatcatcatcatcatcagcgtCATCTTCAAATGATTTGGATGATGAAAGCTcagacaatgatgatgatgatgatgataaagaaaaaaaaaaaaaacattccaaCAAAGAAAAACATAGTAGTTTAAGTGATGATAGCCTTgaagttgttgttgtaaaaaaattattagaaaaaaaaatggaaaaagtaGAATATTCAGatagaaaatcaaaaacacCAAGAGAATTATCACGTGAAACAATAAcagaatgtgaaaaaaataaaaaaagtacaaaaaaaaatgataagttaaataaaaaaaaaaaaagagataatagtgataaaaaaaattcaaataatgaaaaaacaaatgatgataatattgataataaaaaagaattgaaaaaaaaaaaattaacaaaagataCAACTGATAGTACGAGTCAAGAAGCTGGTGAAAGAGTAACAGTTACAGCAATGATTCATAAAGATCAATCACCAGATAGACCAATTGAAAATACAGCAGCTGATAATGTTGATCAACAATTAACAAAATCTGAGATGGATGATATTCTTGAAAAAGCTGATAATATGCAAAATTCATTGATGAATAAAGCTGCAGATTTACGAAAAGATGTTAAAGATATTCGTAGTCAAAGAACAAAAGAAATTCATgcagatgatgataaaaatattgatgataaatcattgtcAAGTAGTAAAACAGAAGATTCAAGTAGTCTTGATGATGTTACGACTGAAAATAGCACTGAATCATCTCAATCAAATGattcacaattaaaaaaaaatcaaaatcaaaatgaCGATAGAACTTTAGAGCatcaagatgatgaaaaaatagaagaaataaTTAGAGAAGAAACTCCAATGCCTTtggaagataataaaaaatcaattgaaacatCAAAAACCACGTCAACTTCAAATTCTACTCCTGATAAATtgacaaatgaaaattcttcAAAGCATAGTAAATCAAGTTCtagtgaaaaagaaaattctcaaattaaaaatgacagTACATCAGAAAGTGAAAcattaatatctaaaaatgaaaatctagAAAATATCGTAGatgataatttagaaaaaaaattagaatctACTGAGAGTttgaaaaatgatgaaataaaaaatgaaacttcaagtgaattagaaaaaatagataaagaaaaaaattttgatgataaaccaTTGGATGTTAATCACAATGAAAATTCAAGCTcagaaaaatcatcaaaaaattcacataGTTCAAGGCCATCAACTGGTAAAACACCAAGAAAacatgatgaagaaaaaaagccaaaaaaatcaacatcaaaaagtagtttatttgatgaaaattgtgaaaatGAACAGTCATCAAATCAGAGTGCTATTATTGCTGTTATTCAAAGTCCAGAATGGGATGACGAAGATGAAcaagttgccaaagaaataagTGATGTTGTTGGTGATAATGCTGAGCCTGATACTGatcctgatgatgatgaagatgatagTCTTGGAGTTGTCAGAGTGCTACCATCTACCAGTGATGAAGGTAGTCCAAGTACTCCaccaaaatcaacaaaaaatcaaacacCAGCTCAg gCTGATAGACGATTGATTGGAAGTCCAGTTACTTTTAGACCACGTAGAAAACAAAGAAAAGACAGtactggtggtggtggtggtggtggacgTGATAGTGGTATTGAACCAAGTCCACGTGTATCAAAAATtccaaaaagaaatataaaatgttatccaaatactaaaaaacaacaagCATTAAATATGGAAACAATAACTCGTGatgtatcaattaatttacgtCGTTATCatcttgaaagaaaaatattttttcaattaatggaATTAAAACGTTTACAAATACGTCATGgtcaaacaaatgaaaatgttCTTGTCAAAAGACAA gtTGAAGCATTTCACAAAGCTGGAATGGCTGGACCAGCTCTTGGTGTTGCACGATATGATCAACCTCTAACATTCAa aaATTTCGAAGGATTTCTTTATGAACAATTACGTCGTCTTCAAAGACGACCACCATCACCAGATTGGTGTACAGATGCTAAACAATGCACACTTAAAACACATCGTTGTCATCATGCCACAAGTGCATACACATCAGTACCAATTTATACATATC TAGGTGGAGGAGATCATGAACGAGGTGAAGGTacattttttccaaaaattgaAACTCGAGCAAGGGGTCAAATGACg gttgaatttacaaaaggtgatgaaaaacaaataatatcattacCAGCTGAAAAATTGGATCGCACAAAACGTTATTATGTTGCATTCACAGTAAGAGGcgatgaaaataatcaagatgatATTAAAACTCCACGAAATAACGcacaaagaaatttaaaaagtgtataa
- the LOC122855717 gene encoding ankycorbin isoform X2, with amino-acid sequence MDTKTPTIPLKYQEKKQQSKKKDKTTGDVSLPPLTTPLPNGIKYKNKNQGQRHWSRDIPFVNQDPISKHPYRILHLGATPLMHACQQADRSRVLRLLKEQEETICYRDRTLRSALHYCMDAGTAGAVASTAPELVNSSDNEGHTPLHLAVIAGDTQLVAVLLANGADVNAKDLEGHSVLHWATVCGEAECVRLVLASGARPSTPDLRGGSPLHYAAQCCGAAVTAELSVPKKIGLKVLQTLLEFNADVNAKDEDGRQPILWAASAGSVEAVLALVRAGGAAAAGATDKDGLTALHCAASRGHARCVEALVNLCGSQPDHVDDNGCSALHYAATLGHADATALLLRLGADPNRQDRKGRTPALCAAAKGQLETLKMLAQHGGSLNARTIRGTGVAHEAVLSGRIELLKWLARKKPSTLDVSTNDGRMPLHVAALHGHLDACKILLDNDARINAIFKTNKGGTMTPLDAALYRGHRDCAKLIQMHGGTTSQHLRNCQTAPNRVFAAKLRIKKNASESSTTSECDFNHHRCHNADVYIEEHWIEKRTRRRNTKKNKNNRSYSEEKICHLKSSKRERERRAKSESARYKINLNNEKPCKKKYSRHEYSESTSSLSSSSSSSSASSSNDLDDESSDNDDDDDDKEKKKKHSNKEKHSSLSDDSLEVVVVKKLLEKKMEKVEYSDRKSKTPRELSRETITECEKNKKSTKKNDKLNKKKKRDNSDKKNSNNEKTNDDNIDNKKELKKKKLTKDTTDSTSQEAGERVTVTAMIHKDQSPDRPIENTAADNVDQQLTKSEMDDILEKADNMQNSLMNKAADLRKDVKDIRSQRTKEIHADDDKNIDDKSLSSSKTEDSSSLDDVTTENSTESSQSNDSQLKKNQNQNDDRTLEHQDDEKIEEIIREETPMPLEDNKKSIETSKTTSTSNSTPDKLTNENSSKHSKSSSSEKENSQIKNDSTSESETLISKNENLENIVDDNLEKKLESTESLKNDEIKNETSSELEKIDKEKNFDDKPLDVNHNENSSSEKSSKNSHSSRPSTGKTPRKHDEEKKPKKSTSKSSLFDENCENEQSSNQSAIIAVIQSPEWDDEDEQVAKEISDVVGDNAEPDTDPDDDEDDSLGVVRVLPSTSDEGSPSTPPKSTKNQTPAQADRRLIGSPVTFRPRRKQRKDSTGGGGGGGRDSGIEPSPRVSKIPKRNIKCYPNTKKQQALNMETITRDVSINLRRYHLERKIFFQLMELKRLQIRHGQTNENVLVKRQVEAFHKAGMAGPALGVARYDQPLTFKNFEGFLYEQLRRLQRRPPSPDWCTDAKQCTLKTHRCHHATSAYTSVPIYTYR; translated from the exons ATGGATACAAAAACACCAACTATACCCTTGAAGTATCAAGAGAAGAAACAACAATCAAAA aaaaaagataaaacaacTGGTGATGTATCATTACCACCATTGACAACACCACTACCAAAtggtattaaatataaaaataaaaatcaaggaCAACGTCATTGGAGTCGTGATATACCATTTGTCAATCAGGATCCAATATCAAAACATCCATAcag aatactTCATCTTGGAGCAACTCCATTGATGCATGCTTGTCAACAAGCAGATAGATCAAGAGTATTACGTTTATTAAAAGAACAAGAAGAAACAATTTGTTATCGTGATAGAACATTGAGAAGTGCATTACATTATTGTATGGATGCTGGTACAGCTGGTGCTGTTGCATCAACAGCACCTGAACTTGTTAATTCATCAGATAATGAAGGGCATACACCACTTCATCTTGCTGTTATTGCTGGTGATACACAATTAGTTGCTGTACTACTTGCAAATGGTGCTGATGTCAATGCCAAGGATCTTGAGGGACACAGTGTTCTTCATTGGGCAActg tttgTGGTGAAGCTGAATGTGTAAGACTAGTTCTTGCATCTGGTGCAAGACCATCAACACCAGATTTACGTGGTGGTTCACCACTTCATTATGCTGCACAATGTTGTGGTGCTGCTGTTACTGCTGAACTTTCAGTAcctaaaaaaattggtttaaaAGTATTACAAACACTTTTAGAATTTAATGCTGATGTTAATGCTAAAGATGAAGATGGAAGACAGCCAATATTATGGGCAGCAAGTGCAGGAAGTGTTGAGGCTGTACTTGCACTTGTaag GGCTGGTGGAGCAGCAGCTGCTGGTGCAACTGATAAAGATGGTTTAACAGCTCTTCATTGTGCTGCATCACGTGGACATGCAAGATGTGTTGAAGCATTAGTTAATTTATGTGGTTCACAGCCAGatcatgttgatgataatggcTGTTCAGCATTACATTATGCTGCAACACTTGGACATGCTGATGCAACAGCATTATTATTGAGACTTGGTGCTGATCCAAATAGACAAGATCGAAAAGGCAGAAC ACCAGCACTTTGTGCTGCAGCAAAAGGACAATTGGAAACATTAAAAATGCTTGCCCAACATGGTGGTTCACTTAATGCAAGAACAATACGTGGTACTGGTGTTGCACATGAAGCTGTATTATCTGGACGTATTGAATTACTTAAATGGCTTGCACGTAAAAAACCAAGTACACTTGATGTATCAACAAATGATGGAAGAATGCCACTTCATGTTGCAGCATTACATGGTCATTTAGATGCTTGTAAAATATTACTTGATAATGATGCTAgaataaatgcaatatttaaaacaaataaaggTGGTACAATGACACCATTAGATGCAGCACTTTATCGTGGTCATCGTGATTGTGCTAAACTTATACAAATGCATGGTGGTACAACTTCACAACATCTTCGTAATTGTCAAACAGCACCTAATCGag ttTTTGCAGCTAAattgagaattaaaaaaaatgcaagtgAATCAAGTACAACAAGTGAGTGTGATTTCAATCATCATCGTTGTCACAATGCTGATGTTTATATTGAAGAACATTGGATTgaaaaaagaacaagaagaagaaatacaaaaaaaaataaaaataatcgtaGTTAtagtgaagaaaaaatatgtcatttaaaatcatcaaaacgTGAACGTGAAAGACGAGCTAAAAGTGAATCAGCAaggtataaaattaatttaaataatgaaaaaccatgtaaaaaaaaatattcaaggcaTGAATACAGTGAATCAACATCTTCATTgtcatcctcatcatcatcatcatcagcgtCATCTTCAAATGATTTGGATGATGAAAGCTcagacaatgatgatgatgatgatgataaagaaaaaaaaaaaaaacattccaaCAAAGAAAAACATAGTAGTTTAAGTGATGATAGCCTTgaagttgttgttgtaaaaaaattattagaaaaaaaaatggaaaaagtaGAATATTCAGatagaaaatcaaaaacacCAAGAGAATTATCACGTGAAACAATAAcagaatgtgaaaaaaataaaaaaagtacaaaaaaaaatgataagttaaataaaaaaaaaaaaagagataatagtgataaaaaaaattcaaataatgaaaaaacaaatgatgataatattgataataaaaaagaattgaaaaaaaaaaaattaacaaaagataCAACTGATAGTACGAGTCAAGAAGCTGGTGAAAGAGTAACAGTTACAGCAATGATTCATAAAGATCAATCACCAGATAGACCAATTGAAAATACAGCAGCTGATAATGTTGATCAACAATTAACAAAATCTGAGATGGATGATATTCTTGAAAAAGCTGATAATATGCAAAATTCATTGATGAATAAAGCTGCAGATTTACGAAAAGATGTTAAAGATATTCGTAGTCAAAGAACAAAAGAAATTCATgcagatgatgataaaaatattgatgataaatcattgtcAAGTAGTAAAACAGAAGATTCAAGTAGTCTTGATGATGTTACGACTGAAAATAGCACTGAATCATCTCAATCAAATGattcacaattaaaaaaaaatcaaaatcaaaatgaCGATAGAACTTTAGAGCatcaagatgatgaaaaaatagaagaaataaTTAGAGAAGAAACTCCAATGCCTTtggaagataataaaaaatcaattgaaacatCAAAAACCACGTCAACTTCAAATTCTACTCCTGATAAATtgacaaatgaaaattcttcAAAGCATAGTAAATCAAGTTCtagtgaaaaagaaaattctcaaattaaaaatgacagTACATCAGAAAGTGAAAcattaatatctaaaaatgaaaatctagAAAATATCGTAGatgataatttagaaaaaaaattagaatctACTGAGAGTttgaaaaatgatgaaataaaaaatgaaacttcaagtgaattagaaaaaatagataaagaaaaaaattttgatgataaaccaTTGGATGTTAATCACAATGAAAATTCAAGCTcagaaaaatcatcaaaaaattcacataGTTCAAGGCCATCAACTGGTAAAACACCAAGAAAacatgatgaagaaaaaaagccaaaaaaatcaacatcaaaaagtagtttatttgatgaaaattgtgaaaatGAACAGTCATCAAATCAGAGTGCTATTATTGCTGTTATTCAAAGTCCAGAATGGGATGACGAAGATGAAcaagttgccaaagaaataagTGATGTTGTTGGTGATAATGCTGAGCCTGATACTGatcctgatgatgatgaagatgatagTCTTGGAGTTGTCAGAGTGCTACCATCTACCAGTGATGAAGGTAGTCCAAGTACTCCaccaaaatcaacaaaaaatcaaacacCAGCTCAg gCTGATAGACGATTGATTGGAAGTCCAGTTACTTTTAGACCACGTAGAAAACAAAGAAAAGACAGtactggtggtggtggtggtggtggacgTGATAGTGGTATTGAACCAAGTCCACGTGTATCAAAAATtccaaaaagaaatataaaatgttatccaaatactaaaaaacaacaagCATTAAATATGGAAACAATAACTCGTGatgtatcaattaatttacgtCGTTATCatcttgaaagaaaaatattttttcaattaatggaATTAAAACGTTTACAAATACGTCATGgtcaaacaaatgaaaatgttCTTGTCAAAAGACAA gtTGAAGCATTTCACAAAGCTGGAATGGCTGGACCAGCTCTTGGTGTTGCACGATATGATCAACCTCTAACATTCAa aaATTTCGAAGGATTTCTTTATGAACAATTACGTCGTCTTCAAAGACGACCACCATCACCAGATTGGTGTACAGATGCTAAACAATGCACACTTAAAACACATCGTTGTCATCATGCCACAAGTGCATACACATCAGTACCAATTTATACATATC gttga